The proteins below come from a single Cervus elaphus chromosome 4, mCerEla1.1, whole genome shotgun sequence genomic window:
- the MT4 gene encoding metallothionein-4, producing MDSGECTCMSGGTCACGDNCKCTTCSCKTCRKSCCPCCPPGCAKCARGCICKGASDKCSCCP from the exons ATGGACTCCGGGGAATGCACCTGCATGTCTG GAGGAACCTGTGCCTGTGGAGACAACTGCAAATGCACAACTTGCAGCTGTAAAACGTGTCGAAAAA GCTGCTGTCCTTGCTGCCCCCCGGGCTGCGCCAAGTGTGCTCGGGGCTGCATCTGCAAAGGGGCGTCAGACAAATGCAGCTGCTGCCCCTGA